A part of Antechinus flavipes isolate AdamAnt ecotype Samford, QLD, Australia chromosome 6, AdamAnt_v2, whole genome shotgun sequence genomic DNA contains:
- the LAP3 gene encoding cytosol aminopeptidase, producing the protein MLLSLPLPALRRLAVGSERRKLLACRGFCASSPLHQSRTMTKGLVLGIYAKEKDEDALQFTSAGDKFDQLVSGKLRELVTLSGPPLKAGKTRVFYGLHQDFPSVVVAGLGKKTCGIDELENWNEGKENIRAAIAAGCRQIQDLEITSVEVDPCGDAQAAAEGAVLGLYEYDELKQKKKTLVCAQLYGSDDGKAWEKGVVFAEGQNLARRLMETPANKMTPTRFAEIIEQELRRVSDSAEVHVRTKSWIEEQAMGAFLSVAKGSDEPPVFLEIHYRGSPNADDSPLVFVGKGITFDSGGISIKPSANMDLMRADMGGAATICSAIITAARLKLPLNLIGLAPLCENMPSGKANKPGDVVKAKNGKTIQVDNTDAEGRLILADALCYAHTFNPKVIINAATLTGAMDIALGSAATGVFTNSSWLWTKLFEASTETGDRMWRMPLFEHYTKQVVDCQLADLNNIGKYRSGGACTAAAFLKEFVTHSKWAHLDIAGVMTNKDEVPYLKKGMSGRPTRTLTEFLVRMSKDNSQ; encoded by the exons ATGCTGCTCTCGCTGCCTCTTCCGGCACTGCGGAGACTCGCCGTGGGGAGCGAGCGGAGAAAGCTGCTCGCGTGCCGGGGCTTCTGCGCGTCGTCCCCCCTCCACCAGAGCAGAACCATGACCAAG GGCCTCGTTTTAGGCATTTATGCCAAAGAAAAGGACGAGGATGCGCTTCAGTTTACCAGCGCCGGAGACAAATTCGATCAACTTGTGTCGGGAAAGCTTAGAGAACTTGTGACCCT atCTGGGCCTCCACTGAAAGCAGGCAAAACTCGTGTGTTTTATGGTCTTCATCAG GACTTCCCCAGTGTTGTTGTAGCTGGCCTGGGCAAAAAGACGTGTGGGATCGATGAACTGGAAAACTGGAATGAAGGCAAAGAAAATATCCGCGCCGCTATTGCAG CGGGATGCAGGCAAATTCAGGACTTGGAAATCACTTCTGTGGAAGTGGATCCCTGCGGAGACGCTCAGGCTGCTGCAGAGGGAGCCGTGCTTGGGCTCTATGAATATGATGagctaaaacaaaaaaagaagactcTGGTTTGCGCTCAACTCTATGGGAG TGACGATGGTAAAGCCTGGGAGAAGGGAGTTGTGTTTGCCGAGGGGCAGAACCTAGCCCGACGCCTGATGGAAACCCCGGCCAATAAGATGACGCCGACCAGGTTTGCCGAAATCATTGAGCAGGAGCTGAGGCGCGTGAGCGACAGCGCCGAGGTGCACGTCAG GACCAAATCTTGGATCGAGGAGCAAGCAATGGGAGCCTTCCTAAGCGTGGCAAAAGGGTCCGATGAACCGCCGGTCTTCTTGGAAATCCACTATCGAGGCAGCCCAAATGCTGATGACTCACCCTTGGTGTTTGTTGGCAAAGGGATCACCTTTGACAG TGGCGGCATCTCAATCAAACCTTCTGCAAACATGGATCTCATGAGAGCTGACATGGGAGGGGCCGCGACCATATGTTCAGCCATCATCACGGCAGCAAGGCTCAAGTTACCCCTTAATCTTATTG GCTTGGCTCCACTTTGTGAAAATATGCCCAGTGGGAAGGCTAACAAACCAGGAGACGTCGTGAAGGCAAAGAACGGGAAAACGATACAG GTTGATAATACAGATGCAGAGGGGAGGCTCATATTGGCAGATGCTCTCTGCTATGCACACACGTTTAACCCAAAGGTTATAATAAATGCTGCGACGTTGACAG GTGCCATGGACATAGCTTTGGGGTCGGCTGCCACTGGAGTGTTTACCAATTCATCCTGGCTGTGGACTAAGCTCTTTGAG GCAAGCACCGAGACAGGGGACCGCATGTGGAGGATGCCTCTCTTCGAACATTATACGAAACAAGTTGTAGATTGTCAGCTGGCCGATCTGAATAACATCGGGAAATACAG atctggGGGCGCTTGTACAGCTGCGGCATTTCTGAAGGAATTTGTAACCCATTCTAAATGGGCCCATTTGGATATAGCCGGAGTGATGACAAATAAAGATGAGGTTCCCTATCTGAAGAAGGGGATGTCAGGAAGGCCCACGAGGACCCTGACAGAGTTCCTAGTTCGAATGAGTAAAGACAATTCTCAATGA